A region of Streptomyces cinnamoneus DNA encodes the following proteins:
- a CDS encoding TetR/AcrR family transcriptional regulator C-terminal domain-containing protein — translation MTDELKRLLWGPHPQPRRGPKPALSLDGIARAGVAIADAEGLPALSMQRVAEHLGKTKMSLYRYVPGRAELVALMVEAAIGAPPEPDAGVWRARLTNWSHALSAVFAHHPWLLDVTVGPRLMGPNELAWMERALAALEGLGLTGGERMDAVVLLTGHVRGIALQSRAAGAGGAEAQLVAALGEVMREHGDGYPSLLAAMASSAEPLAQDQALAFGLERILDGLEVLIARRAGGSPAGS, via the coding sequence GTGACGGACGAACTGAAGCGGTTGCTCTGGGGGCCCCACCCGCAGCCCAGGCGCGGCCCCAAGCCGGCGCTGAGCCTGGACGGCATCGCCCGCGCGGGCGTGGCGATCGCGGACGCGGAGGGCCTGCCGGCCCTGTCGATGCAGCGGGTGGCGGAGCACCTGGGCAAGACGAAGATGTCGCTGTACCGCTACGTCCCGGGCAGGGCGGAACTGGTCGCGCTGATGGTGGAGGCGGCGATCGGCGCCCCGCCCGAGCCCGACGCCGGGGTGTGGCGGGCCCGCCTGACGAACTGGTCCCACGCCCTCTCCGCCGTCTTCGCCCACCACCCCTGGCTGCTGGACGTGACGGTCGGACCCCGGCTGATGGGCCCGAACGAGCTGGCCTGGATGGAGCGGGCCCTGGCCGCGCTGGAGGGCCTGGGGCTCACGGGCGGCGAGCGCATGGACGCGGTGGTCCTGCTGACCGGTCACGTCCGCGGCATCGCCCTCCAGTCGCGCGCGGCCGGAGCGGGCGGGGCGGAGGCCCAACTCGTGGCGGCCCTGGGCGAGGTGATGCGGGAGCACGGCGACGGCTACCCGTCCCTGCTGGCGGCGATGGCGTCCTCGGCCGAGCCCCTCGCCCAGGACCAGGCCCTGGCCTTCGGCCTGGAGCGGATCCTGGACGGCCTGGAGGTGCTGATCGCGCGGCGGGCGGGCGGGTCACCGGCCGGCTCCTGA
- a CDS encoding DUF4097 family beta strand repeat-containing protein: protein MRARTRLLTAVVTAGIAVGGLSACGMFREHFEDDAALTQKITSVRLASGSGAVTLRGKEGAAKVDLHRYVEYGGDRPEGTTHRVENGVLVLGGCGDDCSVAYTVDLPAGIPVTGELSSGAIKLSKAGAVTVKTASGAIDLDDVDGPVDVEASSGAITGNGLKGGPVKARTSSGAIELTATEPQDVRAEASSGAVTLTMPDGRYRVTAHSASGGKDVAFSDDATGTHRLDLATSSGAITVKRS from the coding sequence ATGCGTGCACGTACCCGTCTGCTCACTGCCGTCGTGACGGCTGGAATCGCGGTGGGCGGGCTCAGCGCGTGCGGAATGTTCAGGGAGCACTTCGAGGACGACGCCGCGCTGACGCAGAAAATCACCTCTGTCCGGCTGGCCAGTGGTTCCGGAGCGGTCACCCTGCGCGGCAAGGAGGGCGCCGCGAAGGTGGACCTGCACCGGTACGTGGAATACGGCGGGGACCGCCCGGAGGGGACGACGCACCGCGTCGAGAACGGCGTCCTCGTGCTCGGCGGCTGCGGCGACGACTGCTCGGTGGCCTATACGGTCGACCTGCCCGCCGGCATCCCGGTGACGGGCGAGCTCTCCAGCGGCGCGATCAAACTGTCCAAGGCCGGCGCGGTGACGGTGAAGACCGCTTCGGGGGCCATCGACCTCGACGACGTCGACGGTCCGGTCGACGTGGAGGCGTCCAGCGGGGCGATCACCGGGAACGGCCTGAAGGGCGGGCCCGTCAAGGCCAGGACGTCCAGCGGGGCCATCGAGCTCACCGCGACCGAGCCCCAGGACGTCCGCGCGGAGGCCAGCAGCGGAGCCGTCACCCTGACCATGCCCGACGGGCGGTACCGGGTCACCGCCCACAGTGCCAGCGGCGGCAAGGACGTCGCCTTCTCCGACGACGCGACCGGCACGCACCGGCTCGACCTGGCCACCAGCAGCGGGGCCATCACCGTCAAGCGGTCCTGA
- a CDS encoding FAD-dependent monooxygenase encodes MGKKVLISGASVAGPALAYWLGRHGFDVTVVEVAPDLREGGQAVDFRGDTHLTVLERMGVLDDLRRIQTGGTPMVCVDEKGRTRLRLPADFAGGDIEVLRGDLARVLFEHSLPYAEYLFGDSIAGLRQDTGGVHVRFRSGRAGTFDLVVGADGIHSHVRRLAFGPEEEYLSHLGYYAATWSLPNYPGIGFGEGSVGVNVPGRYASVGTDNRDRGTAHAFFLFAAGRLAYDRHDPEQQKALITEAFAGIGWDVPHLLETLKETDELYFDSISRADVPSWSNGRVTLIGDAACGATIGGMGTGTAVVAAYVLAGELAAAGGDHVTAFARYEALLRDYAQGCQRGGDRTGKFLAPGRLGLPVRNWLLRRRRVLDWMLAEGKKATHLELPDYGQRGTVPTGQCARTA; translated from the coding sequence ATGGGCAAGAAGGTTCTGATCTCGGGTGCGAGCGTCGCCGGTCCCGCGCTGGCCTACTGGCTCGGCCGCCACGGCTTCGACGTGACCGTCGTCGAGGTGGCGCCGGACCTCCGCGAAGGCGGCCAGGCCGTCGACTTCCGCGGCGACACGCATCTGACGGTGCTGGAACGCATGGGCGTCCTCGACGACCTGCGGCGGATCCAGACCGGCGGCACCCCCATGGTCTGCGTCGACGAGAAGGGGCGGACCCGGCTGCGCCTGCCCGCGGACTTCGCGGGCGGCGACATCGAGGTGCTGCGCGGCGACCTGGCCCGCGTCCTGTTCGAACACAGCCTGCCGTACGCCGAGTACCTCTTCGGCGACTCCATAGCCGGGCTCCGGCAGGACACCGGCGGCGTGCACGTCCGGTTCCGCAGCGGCCGGGCCGGCACCTTCGACCTCGTCGTCGGCGCCGACGGCATCCACTCCCACGTCCGGCGGCTCGCCTTCGGACCCGAGGAGGAGTACCTCAGCCACCTCGGTTACTACGCGGCCACCTGGAGCCTGCCCAACTATCCCGGCATCGGCTTCGGCGAGGGTTCGGTCGGCGTCAACGTGCCCGGGCGCTACGCCAGCGTCGGCACCGACAACCGCGACCGGGGGACCGCCCACGCCTTCTTCCTCTTCGCCGCCGGCCGCCTGGCGTACGACCGCCACGACCCGGAGCAGCAGAAGGCGCTCATCACCGAGGCCTTCGCCGGCATCGGCTGGGACGTTCCGCACCTCCTGGAGACGCTGAAGGAGACGGACGAGCTGTACTTCGACTCCATCAGCCGGGCCGACGTCCCGAGCTGGTCCAACGGCCGCGTCACACTCATCGGCGACGCGGCCTGCGGGGCCACCATCGGCGGCATGGGAACCGGCACGGCCGTCGTCGCCGCGTACGTCCTGGCCGGCGAGCTGGCGGCGGCCGGCGGGGACCACGTCACCGCCTTCGCCCGCTACGAGGCCCTGCTCCGCGACTACGCCCAGGGCTGCCAGAGGGGTGGCGACCGCACGGGCAAGTTCCTCGCCCCGGGCAGGCTCGGCCTCCCCGTCCGCAACTGGCTGCTCCGCCGCCGCCGCGTCCTCGACTGGATGCTGGCGGAGGGCAAGAAGGCCACCCACCTCGAGCTGCCCGACTACGGACAGCGCGGGACCGTCCCCACGGGTCAGTGCGCGCGGACGGCGTAG